Below is a genomic region from bacterium.
GTTTGAAACCAGGCCAGGGAAATATTTTTATTAACCATCGTCCGGCGGAAGAATATTTTTCACGCCTGGTTCACCGCACACGTATTCGTCAGCCGCTGGAAGCGACTGCGACTGCCAACAAATTTGATGTTCATGTGAATGTGCATGGTGGCGGCTCGACAGGTCAAGCCGGCGCTATTTTACATGGCGTGGCTCGTGCCTTGATTAAGGCGGATGCGGATATGAGAAGTACGCTTTCCAAAGCCGGTTTTTTAACCCGTGATTCCCGGATGGTTGAGCGTAAGAAATACGGCCAGCCCG
It encodes:
- the rpsI gene encoding 30S ribosomal protein S9, whose product is MTETSTPTPPVEQAAVEFLGTGRRKCSVARVRLKPGQGNIFINHRPAEEYFSRLVHRTRIRQPLEATATANKFDVHVNVHGGGSTGQAGAILHGVARALIKADADMRSTLSKAGFLTRDSRMVERKKYGQPGARKRFQFSKR